AAGAATTTATTGTTTATCATTTGAACAATAAGGTGAATAGTATACAAGACATCATCACACACCACTATATCAAATACACATTGTTTAATGCCAAAACCGTGTGACtctatacatgtatctattagtTTCTATTTTTGAGTTGTGTTCAAAACTAATGTAACTTTATAATTCAACATGTTGACTGTGAAAACCGCTTTTAATTctgttataatattttcattgTTCTGATCTGGACTATtgtcttttgtaaatttttaaaactttcattctatttagtaaatattttaaaactttcattCTATTTATACAGcacatatatgtattttttcatgTGAGTTTTAAATATGAACACTTCCTTTCCTCGTACAATTGTATGTGCATGCTGTGTATAATCAAATTCAAGACTGAAACAATATATActacaaaataatgaattcacagtatacaTGACATGAAGTAGTGTATACAAAATCTTAATAATGGTCACATTTGTGGGTTTATACCAAAAGTTATAGTTGACAAGTACCGGTACACTAAACAAGGACAGCATTTAGTATATGTAATGCATAACCTAAAAATTAAATTAGAACAGAAAGTAGAACcattatgacatgtatgatatgTGTTATGAAAAATATTTCGATCAAATCAAGTTTCAAAATTCAAGAATTGGTTTCATTctaaatgtttgcacctgtcctaagtcaggaatctgatgtacagtagttgttgtttgtttatgtaatttatacgtgtttctcgtttctcgttttttatattgattagaccgttggttttcccgtttgaatgggtttacactagtaatttggggACACTTTATAGTAATTGTTCaatgtgaaccaaggctccgtgttgaaggccgtacatttacctataatggtttacttttataaatttgttatttggatggagagttgtctcattggcactcacaccacatcttcctatatctatttaaaccCCAATGAAGATTTTCTCCCTTATTTATTTAACATACATCTTTGAAAGCCATTTTAATCATACATTGTCGTAACCTGTTTGCTGGTATATTTACTTACCTGAGAATAAACAGGTTGACTAACATTCCCTGGAATTTCTGACAACACAGACTCATTTGGAAGGTATCTGTTTCCAGAAGTTGTAGGAACATAGCCATTGGCTGAACTTTGCGGAATGTAATTGTTTGTAGTATTTGTAGGACCATAACTATTAGGAACATACTTCTTGACATCGCTTCCTTTAACATTTGGCTGTTGTGAGCCAGCAGATGCGAAACTGTTACCAGCGATCATTTGAAATTGATTGTTCACTGAAATATTGGGGTTTGAAGGATTAGAACGTGGAGGGTTCATAAAGTTTTGAGCAGAATCATTGTAGCTATTCACAGAGGTATTTTGAAGATTGTTAGCAGAAAATTGACTGAGGTTGTTTTGTTCAGAAAATGATGTGAATAATTCTTGTTGTTCACGTAAATGATCATGATGCATTTCAATTTCTTCCTGAAGATTCATTTGTTCACGTCTTTGAGATACAAAAAGTTCTTccagttgttgtttttgttgctcTATAAGATGTTGacgaattttattaaaatgatctGCTTGAATTTTCAACATTTCATCCTCTGTTAAGGTTTCAAATGATTGAAGAGTTTCTGTAAAAGATTGTACAGCTTCCCCAATGTCATAAGGTCGTCTGCTTGTATTGCTACTCTGAATGGGTTGTTGATTATTTTCTAGTACATCTTCAACTGGGTGCGGCTGCACCTGAGACAAATATCTCTGAATATGTTCAGCTTTAGCATTTTGTTCAGATGATTCTGATGTTGGAACACTCATATCATTTTGAGAAATTGATACAGGTTCGATACTTTCTGGCCCAATATTCATTTTAGTAATATTTCCATTGGTGGTAGAATATTGAGGACTTTGTTGATTTAATTTAGCTTTTAACAAAGCATCTGAGGGATGCTCTAAAGTATATGATCCATGTCTTATGTGTCGGTCTAAACTTTTTGGAACAATATTCGGAGAGATTTGACTTCCTGTCGGAGGAATAATATTATTGACAGAAGAAGTTCCATGAGTCAAAtgttttgattggctaacatcaCCCATCACATGACCAGAGCTTCCTGTAACAGATGATGAAactttcataactttttcaaaatccGTTCTATTGGCGTCagaataaatatcatttttgaaataattcCTCTGAATTCCTGATATCACATTTTCCTGACTTTCTTTCAAAGTACTTCCTTGTGATCTATCATCTGAGTCATTGGAACGTTTTCCTGTTAGCATAAATATATTCCCATAAGTCTGATCACAACTTTTATTCAGTTCTCTTTCGAGTAAGTTTAGTTTATCGTCCATGTCAGCCGGAATTTGTTTTTGATACACGTTTTCATTTTCCTTGTCCGAAGTGTTATGCTCAATCTCAGCGGTATAAACATGAAATGGCACTTCCTGGTCTTTGAAAAAACTTTTCGGAATGCCACCTGGTGACTCTTCTGGACTCAATGCAACTTTGCTTAACATTGATCCTGGCTGTCCAGGAAATAAATTATTTCTATATGGCTGTGTTGTTGATGTACTGACCTGAGGTACTGCTGACGACCCCAGGTCGTTTACGTTTTTTGGCATCGGTTTTCCATTTTGACCTTGATTTGATAAATCTGATGAATTTGCTGACCCTGTACGTCCTGTCAAATCAACGCTACTTGATGGAGTTATATCCATTTTCCTCACAGAAATTTTGTCCTCTACAGATTGACTAGCACTAGTACTTATTTCTGTAACAAATGAAGAAAAATGAACAGTATTTTTAAGTCCTTTTGGACTCATGCGTCTGCTTTGATTTGTACCTACTGAACCAACAGAGCTCATCACTGAAGAATTCACACCAGACTGGTTGAAACTAGAAACACTAGCTTCTACTCCATCTTTCCCAGAATTCCCTGAATTATCTGACAATGTAGGtgaatgaaaatacttttgtttcttTTCCTCCTCTTTATTTTTAGAAGGACTTTTAGAATAGACAGACTGTTTCATATTATTTTCTGTAGATGAACTACTTGATGTGGAATTAAGAGTTTCACCTGTCTCCTGCAAATTGAGATGTTTGGAAAGTTTGGCAAGAACTTGACCTATCTGCTGCTGTTTAACAGAGGTCAATGGCAAACCACTAAATTCTTGAGGTAAAGAATTACAATCATCCAATGATGGATAGTCATTTAGTGACTGAGGTTCTTCAACTTTTGGTTCCATTGGTAACTGCCTCCTCTTTGATGTTTCTTTAGTCTGCGATTTGTTTTCAGAAGGTGAAGTTTTCTTTTCAGTATTTGTAGCAGTTGATTTCTGctgctttttcttttttgcaGCAAGGAATTCCTGTCTAAATTGTTCTGGGTCAACTTCTGGCGAGTGCTTTGTTGACGATAATTCAGGATTACTTCCTGCTGTTTTATGCTGTTTTTTTAGTCTATGAATTTTAGGCGATTGTAAAATTGGTTCTTCAGGTGATAAAACAAAGCCCTGGCTCTCCCCTATTTCATTACGACTTATATCTGGGTCTGAAGCACTATGTTGATTGGCCTGTTGCCAAGCAGACTTTTTCATTCTACGAGTGTTTCGAGACATTCCACTTtcagatttacatgataaagaaTTGTCATCATCAAAGTCTCGTAAATCAGGATTAGAAAACGAAATTCTACCAGTTATTAGCAAATTTGACCGCCTAGCTTGCAATTCTGTCATTTTTGTAGAGGGTGGTTTTGGAACAGGATATGATGGGGTTCCTGGGATTTTTGCAGGATTTGGCAGTGACGACATTGAACttgattttttcaaatttgataaagCTTTGGCTTGAGACTTAGACGAAGCTTTTGGTTTTGCTTTCTGAGGTGTGCTCTTAGTAGTATGAACAGGAGCAGGAATTTTTGTTCGTTGTTCCCTGACAAATTTGTCAGATTTGTTCACAGATTTTTCTTCTTTGCTTTGATCTATCTTTTTTGTATTAGACGGTTTCGATTTTTCAACCTTCACTGTTTTTTCATTGTTAATATTTGTCATACTTTTGCTTCTATTATTTGAAGAAAGACTATTTGTTTTAGAGATCCCAGCTGGGGATCTTGATGAATTTACACTTTCAGGTGACCATTTTGAAGAAACGTCAGTTCCGCTTGAGACAGGAGAGGAATCTACAGAATCAGAGAGTCTGCTATTTTGCTTTTCCTGCAATTAAGATATATAGTCAATATTTCAAATTAGTTATGATATTaatcatcaaaattgaaaaataagctGCAGtaaaattatcttatttttaGTGTGTTTCTGAACATGAAAAGTTCAGATCAGATTGCCAAAGAAATTGTCAGATccaatgaaacaaaaaaacaatggggttatacaaatgacaaaaacgatttaaattaattgttattggattcatattatattaaataaatcaagGCAAACCATAAAAAGATATATAGGTTTTACACCAAATGTGTCAAAAAAAGCAAACTTATTATCAAAAAGCAAAAGTGTAGTTGCTACCTCAGAAACTAAAACATGCAAACCCAAGTTTTAATTATGTGAGAGTGATGTCTGAAAAGGGAAGTGATCAGCAAGAGTGATTTTACCCACAATGCTTAACAGGACGTACATacaaagggggtctcattggggtgttctgatcccggatcccacttactgttttgtcagattcccgtatcccgcttatactatgtacctaagcaattctcattttttttgtaattttccgtgtcccgctagaccttaattcccgttttcacggcacaataatttgactttcccgtgtcacgcttacgaaaaatcggcaatcccgcgtcacgcttagaccccaatgagacccactacaAATACACATTAACATGTTAAGATATCACAGAGAAATATGTcatttcttgaaatatttttaaacttaGGAATAAAAGCAGTAAAATATTTCTAAACTGCatttcaattaaaaacaacataGCTAACATGACATACCACATCTATATACACAAAATCTTGACTTTTTATAGCTATTTATAAATGCATGCATGAGATCAGTAAAGTACTACATCTTAAAAATTGGGATAGGTATTGAAAGTTGTTTTCTTGGTAGGTAAATAATAATAGGGGAAAAAAAGgtttataatacaaaataaagacatgaaatataataaaaaaaaaaatctatagacACAGATAAACACAAGACATCAGTGTATTGAAAATGAGGATGAAATGAGAGGCTCTTTAACTCTTTAAATGAGCAATTACCATcattaaatatgttaaaatatctaatcaaagttttttttaaatttactatgATAAATTACTTTCCTGGTGTGCTGAAAAAAATAGCATATTTTCTAATGATCTTCTAATTTCTTTACTCGCTCATGTTTAGTTGTTTTCTTTTCGAAATTAAACATTGTCGGAATGATGATTTTATTGCCCAAAAATAACAAATCTAGTGTATGATTATGTTTGATGTGTGAATAATGTGTGGTATACATGGTGTCCTACTTCCAGACAGCAGTGAAGGTCAAACTCTAACATTCAAGGTCAAGGATGCCAATATTTTATGGGACAAGTATCATtctgttttttattaatttttctttactttaaatcTTATGGTtttatcaaaagaaataaattattaaactcTCAAAGTTTTTAATGTATGACGTcgataaaaataataacttatgAGTCCAGTAAAACCACATGCTCATGGTAGCTTTTCCCTCCTATGCTTATTAATAAAGTCTGCACAAATTATGCTTATTGAACTATACATAATCTTATTGACCCCAcaagatttattttaatttgtacaaaaacTTGGAAAACATTTATGTCAATTAgatggagttatttcccttgagtgaaaaaaatgtctgacaacatagttttgaatttacaaaatgtacaagtcCATACTGATGAGCTTCAAACGAACTAAACAATTTCTTGAGCTCCATAAGGGTTCCCCCTTAAGTCACAAGTTGATATTCCTTCCAAAAAAAACATCCCTAGGATCACACTTTCTTCTAGTTCATTGCTTGCGAGAGAGAGACCCAAAccaaaaatttaatttattccaatttttcagaatttgtagACTGGCATCCTTGCAATATCTGATTATATATCACGCATTATTTCCTATTAAAGCAAAGAGAAAAAGCAGAGTGTAGCTTTTTGTCACGTACTATAAGCTGAGAGATCCTGGCTGTTCGAGGAAGCCGTGAACGGCGCTTTAAAGCAAACTCTTTCTGCAAACAACATGCATCATTGCGTTTTATTCTAAATTATATACTAACAACAAACATAACTGTTGTgtcaaaaaaaatttcaacaatcAATTGATTCATTTTAATAAGTGCTTTACATTCTTTCAAAACACATAGTTCAACCACCCAAAATTAAAGAGAAGATAACATTTAACAGGATATCATCAAAATCTTTTCTTTTAAAGTCTtgctaaaattataaatttaatagAAGTTTTCAAATGGTAGTCTTCAAAATTATTTACTTCATAAAATGTTGGGCTAAAATATTACATCTCGATGGTAAACTATATTaagatattgtaaaaaaaatgaatttgtattcaataaatatattacattccttgtaaaatcaatattttagTGATGGTTACTTTATGTCCAGTGACAAACATTACAAGCatttaaagtattattatatGTTTCTGTGTTCTAAAGATACGTGACCTTGTACTGGACAGACATATTGAGAAGGGACTTTAACAAATGTTCCTTACCAGGTAACAGCCCATAGAAACTTTAACGCATTGTTTTGACTACAAGCGAAAAGTCTTTCCTCCTACTTCTATAAGTTTTGTGTTTTGAAGAGAAGCTgtaatttacaattttttaagaCTGGTTTTATAAGGTTGTAAATTGATCTGATGAACATTAACACACTTGAGTTTGTTCATTAAAATTTGACCATATCTatcaattgctttaaatacaGTGGGCCCCATGGTGTGCTTTAGTTACAATCTTAACAGTCATGCAATTTTTGAAGCCCcttaagatatttaaaatttatttttttcataataacaacttcaaatttttaatgaaatttcttGCATGCTCAGTTTTTAGGCTGAAAACAAAGGCAAATcctttatcatttttaaatagaCAAATTAATGTTTGTTAGCACAAGTAATTTTTCGACACTAAATATATTCTTAGTTGATATAATCATATTATCTATCTTGTCTGATGTTTCatgcaaaaaaatatatgtaaatatgtataattttaatattatttcatacctatttatattaatatcaatacatttttagcttaaagtcataagaaacctcaaattaaaaaaaataatgcatatgttttttttataactcaatggatagttttcattataaaacttatgtacatatacttttttctgaagaaaattctttaatttattcatatttagaagaagtttactttatttcaattgcttccttccaggaagcaattcccccgacatattttcagTATGCAAAgagacctcagtgtgacccatctcgtaaaaacccggtgatcgcaatacgcatggatgtccttaaaataaactattatctgaatttacatgttaaacacgtgctcaatttccatgctttttgttgatttttagtcgattgttgacaaacaggtgacaatcgttaaacttcggcttcaaaacacgaactttaattacctgccatattttcacaacaacactgaccgattgaaaaaaaaaattgacgattataccaaatttacacaaaaaaaaaatgataaattcgtgcacagaagactaagtttatgatgtttgtatgcattggttcaaaaattggaagaacattatttttcaccggtcactcgtttcttatgactttaaaaaataagaatgtacatcataaagaaaatatattaagtGTCTCAAAGTTGACTACAGCTTATAACTTTTTCCATCTTCCAGTAGCATATgactttttttcatcaaaaacatTAATAGTGCCcaaaaactttttataatttataagtatttttttttcttgtataaaaGAATGTCTGAAgatttttctaaatcaaaaatgtttttattttgtagttacTAGCATCTAAAAATAACATCAATCCTAAGTTACCTCAACTTCAGCAACTATAGACTGTACTCTAGCCACTAGTTTTTCTCGTTGCTTTGACTTTCTCCTGTTTTCTAGTCTCATGGCTTGTCTTCTGTAGGTCAGCATTTCTTCTCTCCTTTTGGCAGTCATCTACAAAAggttaaatttaaaacttttttttaaactatttagaTGCGTATTTCTCATAACAAATAAAAACTAACTATTGAAAAATCTATTGAGTTTACCCATCATCTTTTTGAATGGTGTAGAAAAaattagttaattttttttcaaccaGATTTTCAGacaataattgtattatattttagtctttttttttcttctttaatatTTTAGTAAAACCCTTTGTGTCCTTCAACTGTGCTACATCTAGCAAATAATTTggtttcaaaatttgaaataggttGTCTTGAACTAGCAGTGACGAGTGAGCTTTTGTTTCCAGCTGAAGGCTCTTATATTAGTAACTTTGAGATGAAGATTAGAAAATCTTGGAGTACTGTATGATGGATTTCTTTTCATTGATGTAAATAATTCTATAATGATTatggtttaaacatatttatttatagtggattgggaaacaaattttgcaacttatattaatccctttccactttgcggatgcgagtgctgccttgtagcggcattagcctactcttttttcgaaatctacaagggtgtctttaaacgtgcaagagatattgctctctcttaacacgggtcagccatttatcttccccttccgacggactatcatcgtttcctcaagaccatactcgcagatggtgtcaagggagagccgaaaattgagttcctgtaATTTTCATCCCAAaggggaatcgaaccaggaacctttgtgttagtagtccgatgcactaaccactacaccacggctatCTTACCACAGGAGGCAATATGGGTACTCCATTGAATTTGATGACAGATGTAAAATTTGCTGGTATTGGGCTGGACCATGATGCTGACATCTCATCCAGATTCCGACTCTGTGCCTCAAAATATTCTAATAAATCTCCCATGATGTGATGCGAGggattctgaagaaaaaaataatacaattcatgtacatgttttaacaaCATAAATCATTCCTGTGTCAACTAAAATTCCCAAAAAGATATCATTTGTGTCTTCAAGATGTCttgcatcaaatatttgccactggaaattAAGCTAACAACGACCAGTCAGCCTTTTATCTCAAGGTCATTACATAGATTTTTTCAAAGACTGAAAGCAGGTATAACTTGGATAATTTTTTCCAATAAGGTAAGTTGAATGAACTGTTTTAAGTTTATCAACTTGAACTGTTAGTCCCAAGAATATGTGTTTTGTGACAATCTACACCAAACTATAAGCAGCATAATAAGCTGTTAATAAAATCCCTCCAAAAAAGGCTGTTTGAGACGAAATTGATTACAGGTCAAAATCGTATACCTGAGATCTATCT
This genomic window from Mytilus galloprovincialis chromosome 9, xbMytGall1.hap1.1, whole genome shotgun sequence contains:
- the LOC143044949 gene encoding uncharacterized protein LOC143044949 isoform X4, whose protein sequence is MGDLLEYFEAQSRNLDEMSASWSSPIPANFTSVIKFNGVPILPPVMTAKRREEMLTYRRQAMRLENRRKSKQREKLVARVQSIVAEVEKEFALKRRSRLPRTARISQLIEKQNSRLSDSVDSSPVSSGTDVSSKWSPESVNSSRSPAGISKTNSLSSNNRSKSMTNINNEKTVKVEKSKPSNTKKIDQSKEEKSVNKSDKFVREQRTKIPAPVHTTKSTPQKAKPKASSKSQAKALSNLKKSSSMSSLPNPAKIPGTPSYPVPKPPSTKMTELQARRSNLLITGRISFSNPDLRDFDDDNSLSCKSESGMSRNTRRMKKSAWQQANQHSASDPDISRNEIGESQGFVLSPEEPILQSPKIHRLKKQHKTAGSNPELSSTKHSPEVDPEQFRQEFLAAKKKKQQKSTATNTEKKTSPSENKSQTKETSKRRQLPMEPKVEEPQSLNDYPSLDDCNSLPQEFSGLPLTSVKQQQIGQVLAKLSKHLNLQETGETLNSTSSSSSTENNMKQSVYSKSPSKNKEEEKKQKYFHSPTLSDNSGNSGKDGVEASVSSFNQSGVNSSVMSSVGSVGTNQSRRMSPKGLKNTVHFSSFVTEISTSASQSVEDKISVRKMDITPSSSVDLTGRTGSANSSDLSNQGQNGKPMPKNVNDLGSSAVPQVSTSTTQPYRNNLFPGQPGSMLSKVALSPEESPGGIPKSFFKDQEVPFHVYTAEIEHNTSDKENENVYQKQIPADMDDKLNLLERELNKSCDQTYGNIFMLTGKRSNDSDDRSQGSTLKESQENVISGIQRNYFKNDIYSDANRTDFEKVMKVSSSVTGSSGHVMGDVSQSKHLTHGTSSVNNIIPPTGSQISPNIVPKSLDRHIRHGSYTLEHPSDALLKAKLNQQSPQYSTTNGNITKMNIGPESIEPVSISQNDMSVPTSESSEQNAKAEHIQRYLSQVQPHPVEDVLENNQQPIQSSNTSRRPYDIGEAVQSFTETLQSFETLTEDEMLKIQADHFNKIRQHLIEQQKQQLEELFVSQRREQMNLQEEIEMHHDHLREQQELFTSFSEQNNLSQFSANNLQNTSVNSYNDSAQNFMNPPRSNPSNPNISVNNQFQMIAGNSFASAGSQQPNVKGSDVKKYVPNSYGPTNTTNNYIPQSSANGYVPTTSGNRYLPNESVLSEIPGNVSQPVYSQQMPANYPTQQKPFSYISSPSLYFNPRDRDNESDISTFSRGTPKQSLKFNHSTPSPKAYKPVLHSPVKEVQNAWTSSTMVYPESAFDPRLQHCFDRVSACVKGYLTRRLLVTEKVQEVVKTISDTKCFARSFQAETPIKKGQVNNQDRDLLDRIIAQLQAALLDVHEIFFDIPVWERMQIIDHDRQVRDERRLRESGATTRSSVSSSQPRISSATLKAMERKRKAQEAESAVFGDIRPRSAPHVDERCHRESTDLSGPLRRHFQFLLSRALQPSHLSHSHNTSSQSGSTTARTRTRPKTAPSQPVQHPHPVHQTSNPSTQQTTAATAAPKTRKTASTAKSSTTSTASVAPKRKKSGKAWR
- the LOC143044949 gene encoding uncharacterized protein LOC143044949 isoform X1, producing MGIDFFGAKLFMMDPRLSVELVLAEKNPSHHIMGDLLEYFEAQSRNLDEMSASWSSPIPANFTSVIKFNGVPILPPVMTAKRREEMLTYRRQAMRLENRRKSKQREKLVARVQSIVAEVEKEFALKRRSRLPRTARISQLIEKQNSRLSDSVDSSPVSSGTDVSSKWSPESVNSSRSPAGISKTNSLSSNNRSKSMTNINNEKTVKVEKSKPSNTKKIDQSKEEKSVNKSDKFVREQRTKIPAPVHTTKSTPQKAKPKASSKSQAKALSNLKKSSSMSSLPNPAKIPGTPSYPVPKPPSTKMTELQARRSNLLITGRISFSNPDLRDFDDDNSLSCKSESGMSRNTRRMKKSAWQQANQHSASDPDISRNEIGESQGFVLSPEEPILQSPKIHRLKKQHKTAGSNPELSSTKHSPEVDPEQFRQEFLAAKKKKQQKSTATNTEKKTSPSENKSQTKETSKRRQLPMEPKVEEPQSLNDYPSLDDCNSLPQEFSGLPLTSVKQQQIGQVLAKLSKHLNLQETGETLNSTSSSSSTENNMKQSVYSKSPSKNKEEEKKQKYFHSPTLSDNSGNSGKDGVEASVSSFNQSGVNSSVMSSVGSVGTNQSRRMSPKGLKNTVHFSSFVTEISTSASQSVEDKISVRKMDITPSSSVDLTGRTGSANSSDLSNQGQNGKPMPKNVNDLGSSAVPQVSTSTTQPYRNNLFPGQPGSMLSKVALSPEESPGGIPKSFFKDQEVPFHVYTAEIEHNTSDKENENVYQKQIPADMDDKLNLLERELNKSCDQTYGNIFMLTGKRSNDSDDRSQGSTLKESQENVISGIQRNYFKNDIYSDANRTDFEKVMKVSSSVTGSSGHVMGDVSQSKHLTHGTSSVNNIIPPTGSQISPNIVPKSLDRHIRHGSYTLEHPSDALLKAKLNQQSPQYSTTNGNITKMNIGPESIEPVSISQNDMSVPTSESSEQNAKAEHIQRYLSQVQPHPVEDVLENNQQPIQSSNTSRRPYDIGEAVQSFTETLQSFETLTEDEMLKIQADHFNKIRQHLIEQQKQQLEELFVSQRREQMNLQEEIEMHHDHLREQQELFTSFSEQNNLSQFSANNLQNTSVNSYNDSAQNFMNPPRSNPSNPNISVNNQFQMIAGNSFASAGSQQPNVKGSDVKKYVPNSYGPTNTTNNYIPQSSANGYVPTTSGNRYLPNESVLSEIPGNVSQPVYSQQMPANYPTQQKPFSYISSPSLYFNPRDRDNESDISTFSRGTPKQSLKFNHSTPSPKAYKPVLHSPVKEVQNAWTSSTMVYPESAFDPRLQHCFDRVSACVKGYLTRRLLVTEKVQEVVKTISDTKCFARSFQAETPIKKGQVNNQDRDLLDRIIAQLQAALLDVHEIFFDIPVWERMQIIDHDRQVRDERRLRESGATTRSSVSSSQPRISSATLKAMERKRKAQEAESAVFGDIRPRSAPHVDERCHRESTDLSGPLRRHFQFLLSRALQPSHLSHSHNTSSQSGSTTARTRTRPKTAPSQPVQHPHPVHQTSNPSTQQTTAATAAPKTRKTASTAKSSTTSTASVAPKRKKSGKAWR
- the LOC143044949 gene encoding uncharacterized protein LOC143044949 isoform X2; this encodes MGIDFFGAKLFMMDPRLSVELVLAEKNPSHHIMGDLLEYFEAQSRNLDEMSASWSSPIPANFTSVIKFNGVPILPPVMTAKRREEMLTYRRQAMRLENRRKSKQREKLVARVQSIVAEVEKEFALKRRSRLPRTARISQLIEKQNSRLSDSVDSSPVSSGTDVSSKWSPESVNSSRSPAGISKTNSLSSNNRSKSMTNINNEKTVKVEKSKPSNTKKIDQSKEEKSVNKSDKFVREQRTKIPAPVHTTKSTPQKAKPKASSKSQAKALSNLKKSSSMSSLPNPAKIPGTPSYPVPKPPSTKMTELQARRSNLLITGRISFSNPDLRDFDDDNSLSCKSESGMSRNTRRMKKSAWQQANQHSASDPDISRNEIGESQGFVLSPEEPILQSPKIHRLKKQHKTAGSNPELSSTKHSPEVDPEQFRQEFLAAKKKKQQKSTATNTEKKTSPSENKSQTKETSKRRQLPMEPKVEEPQSLNDYPSLDDCNSLPQEFSGLPLTSVKQQQIGQVLAKLSKHLNLQETGETLNSTSSSSSTENNMKQSVYSKSPSKNKEEEKKQKYFHSPTLSDNSGNSGKDGVEASVSSFNQSGVNSSVMSSVGSVGTNQSRRMSPKGLKNTVHFSSFVTEISTSASQSVEDKISVRKMDITPSSSVDLTGRTGSANSSDLSNQGQNGKPMPKNVNDLGSSAVPQVSTSTTQPYRNNLFPGQPGSMLSKVALSPEESPGGIPKSFFKDQEVPFHVYTAEIEHNTSDKENENVYQKQIPADMDDKLNLLERELNKSCDQTYGNIFMLTGKRSNDSDDRSQGSTLKESQENVISGIQRNYFKNDIYSDANRTDFEKVMKVSSSVTGSSGHVMGDVSQSKHLTHGTSSVNNIIPPTGSQISPNIVPKSLDRHIRHGSYTLEHPSDALLKAKLNQQSPQYSTTNGNITKMNIGPESIEPVSISQNDMSVPTSESSEQNAKAEHIQRYLSQVQPHPVEDVLENNQQPIQSSNTSRRPYDIGEAVQSFTETLQSFETLTEDEMLKIQADHFNKIRQHLIEQQKQQLEELFVSQRREQMNLQEEIEMHHDHLREQQELFTSFSEQNNLSQFSANNLQNTSVNSYNDSAQNFMNPPRSNPSNPNISVNNQFQMIAGNSFASAGSQQPNVKGSDVKKYVPNSYGPTNTTNNYIPQSSANGYVPTTSGNRYLPNESVLSEIPGNVSQPVYSQQMPANYPTQQKPFSYISSPSLYFNPRDRDNESDISTFSRGTPKQSLKFNHSTPSPKAYKPVLHSPVKEVQNAWTSSTMVYPESAFDPRLQHCFDRVSACVKGYLTRRLLVTEKVQEVVKTISDTKCFARSFQAETPIKKGQVNNQDRDLLDRIIAQLQAALLDVHEIFFDIPVWERMQIIDHDRQVRDERRLRESGATTRSSVSSSQPRISSATLKAMERKRKAQEAESAVFGDIRPRSAPHVDERCHRESTDLRALQPSHLSHSHNTSSQSGSTTARTRTRPKTAPSQPVQHPHPVHQTSNPSTQQTTAATAAPKTRKTASTAKSSTTSTASVAPKRKKSGKAWR